Proteins from a single region of Chloroflexota bacterium:
- a CDS encoding O-antigen ligase family protein: protein MTGISWPAADGRAAGAGPWSAGISRRAVLVAAVGMAAASAMGGVLLAERQFYAQLVVVSAVLFALVTLGARKRERFILIVLVLSTQRLFYKLLGPTDTDIAGGVAGLYVQTPDILLVVLACFWAASGTALTDLKQALMRPVVFIPLLCAMSVLPSFLAATAPYFSLAEFVRMAWMLALYVYVAARVRDRRDLLAVLGALLAITFIQTLLATAQWATQSSLGLVRVGDESQLVTRVADDAEIVRPSGTILHPVFLAAILAEIGLVALSVGLSTESKRWRLLCLLSAGAGLLGMVLSQTRVAFLTIIPVAGAVCVWAISRGYVRLRTVVGVVAMVGIVSVVANALVTHGNIAEGIARNFLSEHVGVEVEARQQVNEVGLSVARDAPLVGVGLDNYEQVLPRYDRYGIGLTGLPPHNLYILVLADTGVVGLAGMLLTFCALVVGAFRLARSRDRTLAGIGVGALAMYAFYALEETTSFTLRHDVPLLGFWLLAGLVAAGLRIAEREGPATMSTGAR, encoded by the coding sequence GTGACGGGCATCTCCTGGCCGGCGGCGGATGGCCGCGCGGCAGGCGCCGGGCCATGGTCGGCGGGAATCAGCCGGCGAGCCGTACTGGTCGCCGCCGTTGGCATGGCCGCCGCGTCGGCGATGGGCGGCGTCCTGCTCGCCGAGCGCCAGTTCTACGCGCAGCTGGTCGTCGTCAGCGCCGTGCTGTTCGCGCTCGTCACCCTGGGGGCTCGGAAACGCGAGCGATTCATCCTGATCGTCCTGGTCCTCAGTACCCAGCGCCTCTTCTATAAGCTCCTCGGGCCCACGGACACGGACATCGCGGGTGGGGTCGCCGGTCTCTACGTCCAGACTCCAGACATCCTGCTGGTGGTGCTCGCGTGCTTCTGGGCTGCGAGCGGCACCGCGCTCACCGATTTGAAGCAGGCGTTGATGCGGCCCGTGGTCTTCATCCCCCTGCTGTGCGCCATGTCGGTACTTCCCAGCTTCCTGGCCGCCACCGCGCCCTACTTTTCGCTCGCCGAGTTCGTCCGCATGGCATGGATGCTCGCGCTCTACGTCTACGTCGCGGCCCGCGTGCGCGACCGGCGCGACCTCCTCGCGGTCCTCGGCGCGCTCCTTGCCATCACCTTCATCCAAACGCTGCTGGCCACCGCCCAGTGGGCGACGCAGAGCTCGCTGGGCCTGGTGCGCGTCGGGGATGAGTCCCAGCTCGTGACCCGAGTCGCCGATGACGCGGAGATCGTTCGGCCGAGCGGAACGATTCTGCATCCGGTCTTCCTCGCCGCGATTCTCGCCGAGATCGGGCTGGTGGCCCTGAGCGTCGGGCTGAGCACCGAGAGCAAGCGCTGGCGGCTGCTGTGCTTGCTCTCCGCGGGAGCCGGGCTCCTGGGCATGGTCCTGTCCCAGACGCGCGTGGCGTTCCTCACGATCATCCCGGTCGCCGGCGCCGTCTGCGTCTGGGCGATCAGCCGCGGGTACGTCAGGCTCCGGACGGTGGTTGGCGTGGTCGCGATGGTCGGGATCGTGTCCGTTGTCGCCAACGCGCTCGTGACCCACGGCAACATTGCGGAGGGCATTGCGCGCAACTTCCTGAGCGAACACGTTGGAGTCGAGGTGGAAGCGCGACAGCAAGTGAACGAGGTGGGGCTGAGCGTGGCGCGGGATGCGCCCCTCGTCGGCGTTGGCCTTGACAACTACGAACAGGTGCTGCCGCGGTACGACCGCTACGGAATCGGATTAACGGGGCTGCCGCCGCACAACCTCTACATCCTCGTGCTTGCGGACACGGGGGTGGTGGGGCTCGCCGGGATGCTCCTCACGTTTTGCGCGCTGGTGGTCGGGGCCTTTCGCCTGGCGCGATCCAGGGACCGAACGCTCGCCGGGATCGGGGTGGGGGCGCTGGCGATGTACGCCTTCTATGCCCTTGAAGAGACGACGTCCTTCACGCTTCGCCACGACGTGCCCTTGCTCGGCTTCTGGCTCCTGGCCGGCCTCGTGGCGGCGGGCCTGCGGATCGCCGAGCGCGAGGGCCCGGCAACTATGTCGACAGGGGCCCGCTGA
- a CDS encoding glycosyltransferase family 2 protein: MTALSLPTFSVIIPTYNRAEIVARTVRHFMAQDYPPDRFEVLLVDNSTDRTPQLVEELAAESRCSVRVIATHIRLPARKRNLGLAQAQFDYALFFNDDVWVEPNLLREHAQTHAEHDAPIAVLGLVEQSTEMPWSPFQEVWRPFAYDDIADRAHKTVPYRYFWSMNLSLPRRVMIDRNLVFHEDWAEIGHEDVELGYRWTRAGYEIVYNPRARGEHFHPMTFESGCAFAESIGRGLRDLHVLVPDPDLLGYYGVFSRRNRPRKFVRGLIREVLFNPWTVPFVQRWLSRRKTSYSWLAKWLGWKVMLFYCNRGFRRAPQRHPTPVPTRPLGDQMMGA, translated from the coding sequence GTGACGGCGCTCAGCCTCCCAACCTTCTCCGTCATCATACCCACCTACAATCGCGCCGAGATCGTGGCGCGGACCGTTCGGCATTTCATGGCGCAGGACTACCCGCCGGACCGATTCGAGGTCTTGCTCGTCGACAATTCCACGGACCGGACTCCCCAGCTCGTCGAGGAGCTGGCCGCGGAGTCCCGGTGCTCGGTCCGCGTGATCGCGACCCACATTCGATTGCCGGCGCGGAAACGGAACCTCGGGCTCGCCCAGGCCCAGTTCGACTACGCGCTCTTCTTCAACGACGACGTTTGGGTGGAGCCCAATCTCCTTCGCGAGCACGCGCAGACGCACGCCGAGCACGACGCGCCGATCGCGGTGCTCGGGCTCGTGGAGCAGTCCACCGAGATGCCCTGGTCGCCGTTCCAGGAGGTCTGGCGGCCCTTCGCCTACGACGACATCGCCGACCGGGCCCACAAGACCGTCCCATACCGGTATTTCTGGTCGATGAACCTCTCCCTTCCACGGCGGGTCATGATCGATCGAAACCTGGTGTTCCACGAGGACTGGGCGGAGATCGGCCACGAGGACGTCGAGCTGGGCTATCGATGGACGCGAGCGGGGTACGAGATCGTCTACAACCCTCGCGCCCGCGGCGAGCACTTCCACCCCATGACCTTCGAGAGCGGCTGCGCCTTCGCGGAGAGCATCGGCCGCGGGCTTCGCGATCTCCACGTCCTCGTGCCGGACCCCGATCTCCTGGGCTACTACGGCGTGTTCTCGCGTCGCAATCGGCCCCGCAAGTTCGTGCGCGGCCTCATTCGTGAAGTGCTCTTCAATCCGTGGACCGTGCCCTTCGTCCAGCGGTGGCTCTCCCGAAGGAAGACGTCGTACAGCTGGCTCGCGAAGTGGCTCGGCTGGAAAGTCATGCTCTTCTACTGCAACCGGGGCTTTCGGCGCGCCCCCCAGCGCCACCCGACGCCGGTGCCTACAAGGCCGCTCGGCGACCAGATGATGGGCGCCTAA
- a CDS encoding flippase, which produces MAPGAPTGRRAAWNAIALLGFRAVQFAVNLFITLALTRHLGAGSYGDYVFVLGFTGTLVVLSDFGLIKVAVREIARDPSIESAVVGTVIGLRCGIGLALALAAQVILVLIHSRDELRGLVLVASVWFISDALLAIAILFQVRIAMHVEALMGLAGCALQGLAAIWLIGRGGGLEELVLLPAIGGFGAAMVGMYLAAVRYRLPARFDLRLIPPLAAAGLPVWTTVAFTMVNLRLDGVLLGVLATPTDVGLYGAASKPIEYVFLLSTALMNPAYPLLARWFHRDLDRFAFVYRRMVTVLAVVALPIPVALFFLAGPIVAALFPPEFAGSASALQLLGAAMAFTFLTAWHGFTLLAAGRQRDTVVYDGAALVANVGLNLVLVPRMGFMGAAWAALGTSALAVVWSTVMARRIGVSIAAGELVRACVAAGAFGAALGVSQAAGLPALVAAGAALAAYVLAVLALRIVRWREIAELAPGARAGRPALPVLEGV; this is translated from the coding sequence ATGGCGCCCGGGGCACCGACAGGCCGCCGTGCCGCCTGGAACGCCATTGCGCTGCTGGGATTCCGCGCGGTCCAGTTCGCCGTCAATCTGTTCATCACCCTGGCGCTGACGCGTCACCTGGGCGCCGGCTCCTACGGGGACTACGTGTTCGTGCTCGGATTCACCGGGACGCTCGTCGTTCTCAGCGACTTCGGCCTCATCAAAGTGGCGGTACGTGAGATCGCGCGTGATCCCTCCATCGAATCGGCGGTCGTCGGCACGGTGATCGGTCTGCGTTGCGGGATCGGTCTGGCTCTCGCCCTGGCTGCGCAGGTCATTCTCGTACTGATCCATTCGCGGGATGAGCTTCGGGGCTTGGTCCTCGTCGCGTCTGTGTGGTTCATCTCGGACGCGCTCCTTGCCATCGCCATCCTCTTCCAGGTGCGAATCGCGATGCACGTCGAAGCGCTGATGGGATTGGCTGGCTGCGCGCTTCAGGGACTGGCCGCCATCTGGCTCATCGGTCGCGGCGGCGGGCTCGAGGAGCTGGTGCTGCTGCCGGCCATCGGTGGATTTGGCGCCGCCATGGTCGGCATGTATCTCGCGGCTGTTCGTTACCGGTTACCCGCCCGGTTCGACCTCCGGCTCATTCCTCCCCTGGCTGCGGCCGGCTTGCCGGTCTGGACCACCGTGGCGTTTACGATGGTGAATCTTCGCCTCGACGGTGTGCTGCTGGGAGTCCTGGCAACCCCGACGGACGTCGGTCTGTACGGAGCGGCGTCCAAGCCCATCGAGTACGTCTTCCTGCTCTCGACGGCCCTCATGAACCCCGCGTATCCGCTGCTGGCGCGCTGGTTCCACCGGGATCTGGATCGCTTCGCATTCGTGTATCGACGAATGGTTACCGTGCTTGCCGTGGTGGCGCTCCCGATTCCCGTCGCGCTGTTCTTCCTCGCGGGGCCCATCGTCGCCGCGCTCTTTCCGCCCGAATTCGCGGGCAGCGCCTCGGCCCTCCAGCTGCTCGGCGCCGCCATGGCGTTCACGTTCCTCACCGCCTGGCACGGCTTCACCCTGCTCGCTGCTGGTCGCCAGCGGGACACCGTGGTGTACGACGGCGCCGCGCTCGTCGCCAACGTCGGTCTGAACCTCGTGCTCGTTCCACGCATGGGCTTTATGGGTGCAGCCTGGGCGGCGCTCGGGACGAGCGCCCTGGCGGTCGTCTGGTCGACGGTCATGGCGCGCCGAATCGGCGTCAGCATCGCGGCCGGCGAGCTGGTACGAGCGTGCGTCGCGGCTGGAGCGTTCGGCGCGGCGCTCGGCGTTTCCCAGGCCGCAGGACTTCCGGCGCTCGTTGCCGCGGGCGCCGCGCTCGCGGCGTACGTCCTGGCGGTCCTCGCATTGCGGATCGTCCGATGGCGCGAGATCGCGGAGCTGGCGCCGGGCGCGAGGGCCGGCCGACCGGCATTGCCCGTGCTGGAGGGGGTGTGA
- a CDS encoding Wzz/FepE/Etk N-terminal domain-containing protein, whose amino-acid sequence MDFTPGWDLARRWWPLGAFVTLLAGLLAYAASFLISPTYSSTTRVLVRAYDARLLSSTGEDVAARPGTIDVTQPKSLNQTLAGLATSRAVAEQVVNDLKLDGPPAEDGSFFGRIKATVKGWVRVGGAMLQYGYYAEPTPHEAAVDRIRRSIDATPIKDSYLIEIKARADDPGLAKAIAESATRAFIQQSGDEFQRHASKFQSVLAGEVDRARAEVDRAESALEQYKSEHGISDIAEAQKLSAADEQTLRQQLRDVEVNLGSQRARQEALRSTIATLSPTERTTSQASGQNSVSTSTTAEAGRAATTTSNDSATNLTENRETVSPSRVYQDLQKDSLSLAAEIAALEAKRDRLDAALQTRTQAAAQLAADAARIDALDLQRSSAHSAYSSIRASYEAAVVNDARGAQEVAQVDAATQPVYPDKPLRYLFVLFGLMFGLAGGAGLAFGLDRWQRGVEMRPVFNPQPSGLAAASTVEAGAAPPPSTSRPGVATPATFEI is encoded by the coding sequence ATGGACTTCACACCTGGATGGGACTTGGCGCGCCGGTGGTGGCCCCTTGGGGCCTTTGTCACTCTTCTCGCTGGACTTCTCGCCTATGCCGCCTCGTTCTTGATCTCGCCCACCTATTCGTCTACGACTCGCGTGCTCGTGCGCGCCTATGACGCTCGACTCCTCAGCTCCACGGGAGAGGACGTGGCGGCCCGACCCGGGACCATCGACGTGACACAACCCAAGTCGCTCAATCAAACGCTCGCCGGCCTGGCGACCAGCCGCGCGGTCGCCGAGCAGGTCGTCAACGACCTCAAGCTCGACGGGCCGCCGGCGGAAGATGGGTCCTTCTTTGGGCGCATCAAGGCAACCGTGAAAGGCTGGGTCCGTGTCGGGGGGGCCATGCTCCAGTACGGCTACTACGCGGAGCCTACCCCCCACGAGGCAGCGGTGGATCGCATTCGCCGCTCGATCGACGCCACGCCGATCAAAGATTCCTACCTGATCGAGATCAAGGCGCGGGCCGATGACCCCGGTCTGGCAAAGGCCATCGCCGAATCCGCCACGCGCGCGTTCATCCAGCAGTCGGGCGACGAATTTCAGCGACACGCGTCGAAATTCCAGTCGGTGCTGGCCGGCGAGGTGGATCGCGCGCGCGCTGAGGTGGACAGGGCCGAATCCGCCCTCGAGCAATACAAGTCTGAGCACGGCATCAGCGACATCGCAGAGGCGCAAAAGCTGAGCGCCGCCGATGAGCAGACGCTTCGCCAACAATTGCGCGACGTCGAGGTTAACCTGGGGTCCCAGCGGGCCCGCCAGGAAGCGCTAAGGTCGACGATCGCAACGCTCAGTCCAACGGAGCGCACAACGTCTCAGGCCTCCGGCCAGAATTCGGTCTCGACGTCGACGACGGCCGAGGCGGGCCGCGCGGCGACGACCACCTCCAACGACTCTGCGACGAACCTGACGGAGAATCGCGAGACCGTGTCGCCGAGCCGCGTCTATCAGGACCTGCAAAAGGACTCGCTCTCGCTCGCCGCGGAGATCGCCGCCCTCGAGGCCAAGCGAGACCGACTGGACGCAGCGCTGCAGACGCGAACCCAGGCCGCTGCGCAGCTCGCCGCGGACGCCGCGCGGATCGACGCGCTCGATCTCCAGCGATCGAGCGCGCATTCGGCCTACTCCTCCATCCGCGCCAGCTATGAGGCGGCCGTGGTTAATGACGCCCGGGGAGCGCAGGAAGTGGCGCAGGTCGATGCCGCGACGCAGCCCGTCTATCCAGATAAGCCGTTGCGGTATCTCTTCGTCCTGTTCGGCCTGATGTTCGGGCTCGCCGGTGGCGCCGGGCTCGCCTTCGGTCTCGATCGTTGGCAGCGCGGCGTGGAGATGCGGCCCGTGTTTAACCCGCAGCCTTCTGGCCTCGCCGCGGCGTCCACCGTCGAGGCTGGCGCCGCGCCTCCACCGTCGACGAGTCGACCAGGTGTGGCAACGCCCGCCACCTTCGAGATCTGA
- a CDS encoding sugar transferase: protein MAASRCAFPSIRRSARELAPGLSAPVDARRGRPAYDAAKRALDIVVALLALILLAPLMAAIAILIRLDSAGPVLFRQRRVGLGGRTFMLYKFRSMYVDSRDRFPDLFTTPCLDDRGSVVYKRKDDPRVTRVGRVLRTTSLDELPNLWNVLRGEMSLVGPRPELLEFMRFYAPRELAKFSVRSGLTGLAQTSGRGALSVPEQIAADLEYAARQSMWLDLVILARTVKCVFMRDGAF from the coding sequence TTGGCGGCGAGCCGCTGCGCGTTCCCATCCATCCGTCGCTCGGCGCGCGAGCTCGCCCCCGGGCTCAGTGCCCCCGTCGATGCTCGGCGTGGTCGCCCCGCATACGACGCGGCCAAGCGCGCCCTCGATATCGTCGTCGCCTTGTTGGCGCTCATCCTCCTCGCTCCGTTGATGGCGGCAATTGCGATCTTGATTCGCCTGGATTCGGCCGGGCCTGTGCTGTTCCGACAGCGCCGCGTGGGCCTTGGCGGGCGCACCTTCATGCTCTACAAGTTCCGTTCAATGTACGTTGACTCCCGCGATCGATTCCCCGACCTCTTCACGACGCCGTGCCTCGATGACCGGGGCTCCGTCGTGTACAAGAGGAAAGATGATCCGCGGGTCACGCGCGTGGGTCGCGTCTTGCGCACAACATCGCTCGACGAGCTCCCAAATCTGTGGAATGTGCTCCGCGGCGAGATGAGTCTCGTTGGTCCCAGGCCGGAGCTCCTCGAGTTCATGCGCTTCTACGCGCCGCGGGAGTTGGCGAAGTTCAGCGTGCGGTCTGGTCTGACCGGCCTCGCGCAGACGAGCGGTCGCGGGGCGCTCTCCGTCCCGGAACAAATCGCCGCCGACCTCGAGTACGCCGCACGACAGAGTATGTGGCTGGATCTCGTCATCCTTGCGCGCACGGTGAAATGCGTATTCATGCGCGACGGCGCATTTTGA
- a CDS encoding glycosyltransferase family 2 protein — MSRTEAEPADRPVVSVIIANYNAREMLARCLASLQRHAPERSFEVLVVDDGSTDGSDRMVRSSFPDVLLLANSQNFGQSYSSNRAAREARGAYLYFANNDVELFPQTVDALASFLDDHPESAAAGSLLLNPDGSFQGGAKPLPSARTALFGRRSYITKWFPGNRFSRGEILDWRATSGEPFRVEFVHGTSVMIRRDAFFAAGGFDERLFNFGDADLCRRLQGQGHVYCVPASRVVHYEHSGGSGHNFRQRCWRVWRFHQDVWRYYRKHHSRGLLDPLAPIVAGLLAARCLVSYAIQGALEVERLRRSRSRHARRDDAEIGRVLQEPELP, encoded by the coding sequence ATGTCGCGCACTGAAGCCGAGCCGGCGGATCGTCCGGTCGTCTCCGTCATCATTGCGAACTACAACGCCCGGGAGATGCTGGCTCGTTGTCTCGCATCCCTTCAGCGCCACGCACCAGAGCGTTCGTTTGAAGTGTTGGTCGTCGATGACGGCTCGACGGATGGGAGCGACAGGATGGTCCGCTCGTCGTTCCCCGATGTCCTGCTGCTAGCCAATTCACAGAACTTTGGACAATCCTACTCGAGCAACCGGGCCGCGCGCGAAGCGCGCGGAGCGTACCTGTACTTTGCAAACAACGACGTCGAGCTGTTTCCTCAGACCGTCGACGCCCTCGCCTCCTTCCTCGACGACCACCCCGAATCGGCCGCGGCGGGGAGCTTGCTGCTGAATCCGGACGGAAGCTTCCAGGGTGGAGCGAAGCCGCTCCCTTCCGCTCGAACGGCGCTGTTCGGCCGGCGCTCCTACATCACCAAGTGGTTCCCGGGGAACCGGTTCTCTCGCGGCGAGATACTCGATTGGCGTGCGACATCGGGCGAGCCGTTTCGCGTCGAGTTCGTGCATGGGACGTCGGTGATGATCCGCCGGGACGCCTTTTTCGCCGCGGGCGGCTTCGACGAGCGGCTATTCAATTTTGGCGACGCCGATCTCTGCAGACGGCTGCAGGGGCAGGGACATGTGTACTGCGTGCCGGCGTCTCGGGTCGTTCACTACGAGCACTCAGGTGGATCCGGGCACAATTTTCGCCAGCGTTGCTGGCGCGTGTGGCGATTCCATCAGGACGTGTGGCGGTACTATCGCAAGCACCATTCGCGCGGTCTTCTGGACCCTCTGGCCCCGATCGTGGCGGGCCTCCTCGCCGCGCGCTGCCTCGTTTCCTACGCCATTCAAGGGGCCCTGGAAGTGGAGCGGCTCAGACGCTCGCGTTCGCGGCACGCGCGACGCGACGATGCAGAGATTGGCCGCGTCCTTCAGGAGCCCGAGCTGCCCTAG
- a CDS encoding glycosyltransferase family 1 protein, whose protein sequence is MALGSARGGDETYTKGLLTGLAEIVDDDGDRLFPLLVRPGVELPNIVRSRAAFPLVSVGGRISAVRHALTVRRAVSRFEPRISLLHSLIHAPPWPPRPVALYVPDLAFLRYPALHPLAVRVRFRALIPLHIRQARAIITVSEFSRCEIIGTYDVSPDSVFVVPNAVTVGGRAATAGTLETAPRSDEEAPDPLGALGVDPPYLLYLGNLHPRKNVPRLIDAFARAQRAAAGIDNFKLVIAGGRWWGGGEEQRAARQARPGSVVFLGRVPDAVRDALLQRATALLYPSLWEGFGLPPVEAMAVGTPVLASNTSAFPEVLSDAALLVDPFDTDAIARGIVELATSQALRATLIERGRRRAATFTPRAMAERALDAFHWAMDRAA, encoded by the coding sequence ATGGCGCTGGGCTCCGCGCGGGGCGGAGACGAGACCTATACGAAGGGACTCCTCACAGGGCTCGCGGAGATCGTGGACGACGACGGCGATCGGCTCTTCCCACTTCTCGTCCGTCCCGGTGTCGAGCTGCCCAACATCGTGCGATCTCGCGCGGCTTTTCCGCTCGTGTCTGTGGGCGGGCGCATCTCCGCTGTTCGCCACGCGCTGACGGTGCGCCGGGCCGTTTCGCGGTTTGAGCCGCGAATCTCGCTGTTGCATTCCCTGATACACGCCCCCCCTTGGCCCCCACGCCCGGTCGCCCTCTATGTGCCCGACCTGGCATTCCTGAGGTATCCGGCTCTTCATCCGCTGGCCGTCCGCGTGCGGTTCCGGGCGCTGATTCCGCTTCACATCCGACAGGCGCGCGCAATCATCACGGTCAGCGAATTTTCCCGGTGCGAGATCATCGGGACGTACGACGTTTCGCCCGACTCGGTGTTCGTCGTGCCCAACGCGGTCACTGTTGGCGGCCGCGCGGCCACTGCCGGAACATTGGAGACAGCGCCGAGATCGGATGAGGAGGCGCCCGACCCGCTGGGGGCGTTGGGGGTCGACCCGCCGTATCTCCTATACCTTGGGAACCTGCATCCGAGGAAGAATGTCCCACGTTTGATCGACGCATTTGCCCGGGCGCAGCGCGCCGCGGCTGGTATCGACAACTTCAAGCTTGTCATCGCCGGCGGTCGGTGGTGGGGTGGTGGAGAGGAGCAGCGCGCAGCTCGGCAGGCGCGTCCGGGCTCGGTTGTGTTCCTCGGTCGCGTCCCAGACGCCGTCCGGGACGCCCTGCTGCAGCGGGCGACCGCGCTGCTGTATCCCTCGCTCTGGGAAGGATTTGGGCTCCCCCCAGTGGAGGCCATGGCTGTCGGGACGCCGGTGCTGGCGTCGAACACGTCTGCCTTCCCGGAGGTCCTGTCCGATGCCGCGCTCCTGGTGGATCCGTTCGACACGGATGCCATCGCGCGCGGGATCGTCGAACTCGCCACAAGCCAAGCTCTGCGAGCCACGCTCATCGAGCGGGGACGGCGCCGCGCCGCGACCTTTACCCCGCGCGCGATGGCCGAACGGGCGCTCGATGCGTTTCACTGGGCGATGGACCGCGCCGCGTGA
- a CDS encoding glycosyltransferase — MPILAQGLAERGLTVRRIVEPSWGSTTERVELARRGLGNPRLLGRLVRAYARLGRRVAEAARHGVILVGYPGQLDMVALRLLFPHALLVLDAFVGLDETLADRRIGARNDATRRAARLIDRLAFRFADLVVVDTAAHGRRFSVECGLDPGRVVVAPVGARDPGTVPRAPASPPLRVLYFGGFVPLHGLDTILAAARCIPRGAGVCFDLVGDGQEADAVASSLAADPVPNVRFTRTWLSEDDLIREYISQAHVCLGIFGAGTKAMDVVPAKLYLALACGRTVATAESPALREEVLARSSATPPVLVCPPSDPPALASTLLRLRDDPNVREEVAAEGRRLYSAAFTPAAVVTPLVDAIEAACARRARRG, encoded by the coding sequence GTGCCAATCCTCGCCCAGGGGCTGGCGGAGCGAGGCCTGACCGTTCGCCGGATCGTGGAGCCGTCCTGGGGTTCAACCACCGAACGCGTTGAGTTAGCGCGGAGAGGGCTGGGCAACCCCCGCCTCCTGGGACGGCTCGTCCGCGCGTATGCACGCCTGGGGCGTCGAGTAGCGGAGGCCGCGCGCCACGGGGTCATCCTCGTCGGCTACCCGGGCCAGCTGGACATGGTGGCGCTTCGGCTGCTCTTCCCTCACGCGCTGTTGGTGCTGGACGCGTTTGTGGGACTGGACGAGACCCTGGCCGATCGGCGCATCGGCGCCAGAAACGATGCGACCCGCCGCGCGGCACGGCTCATCGACCGCCTCGCGTTTCGGTTCGCGGACCTCGTCGTCGTCGATACCGCTGCGCACGGGCGCCGCTTCTCCGTCGAGTGCGGCCTCGACCCGGGACGAGTCGTGGTCGCGCCGGTCGGCGCTCGAGACCCGGGCACCGTGCCGAGGGCCCCCGCTTCGCCGCCCCTCCGCGTCCTCTATTTCGGCGGGTTCGTGCCGCTCCACGGCCTGGACACGATCCTGGCGGCGGCCCGGTGCATCCCGCGCGGCGCGGGGGTGTGTTTCGACCTCGTGGGAGACGGCCAGGAGGCCGATGCCGTCGCGTCTTCCCTCGCGGCCGATCCTGTCCCCAACGTGCGATTCACCCGGACGTGGCTCTCCGAGGACGACTTGATCCGCGAGTACATCTCCCAGGCGCACGTATGCCTGGGCATCTTCGGGGCGGGAACGAAGGCTATGGACGTGGTCCCCGCGAAGCTCTACCTCGCCCTCGCCTGTGGGCGCACCGTCGCCACCGCCGAGTCGCCTGCGCTCCGCGAGGAGGTGCTCGCCCGGTCCAGCGCCACCCCTCCGGTCCTCGTCTGTCCGCCGTCCGATCCGCCGGCGCTGGCATCGACCCTGCTTCGTCTGCGTGACGATCCCAACGTTCGCGAGGAGGTCGCGGCCGAGGGGCGACGGCTCTACTCGGCGGCGTTCACCCCCGCGGCCGTCGTCACGCCCCTCGTCGATGCCATCGAAGCCGCTTGCGCGCGTCGCGCACGGCGCGGATAG